A section of the bacterium SCSIO 12696 genome encodes:
- the prfA gene encoding peptide chain release factor 1 has protein sequence MKQSILDKLEHLMERYEEVGISLGDPDVIGDQKKFQALSREYAELEPVVKSYGRYQQVLADIDEAKAMLKDADPDMREMAQEELKQGEAALEPLETELQKLLLPKDPNDDKNVFLEIRAGTGGDEAAIFSGDLFRMYSRYAELQGWRIEMISARDGEHGGFKEVISRVVGAGAYSKLKFESGAHRVQRVPETESQGRIHTSACTVAILAEADALDAIEINPAELRIDTFRASGAGGQHVNKTDSAIRITHLPTGVVVECQDERSQHKNKAKALAHLQSRLQQAQEEAAAKEQSDTRRLLVGSGDRSERIRTYNYPQGRVTDHRINLTLYKLDEIMQGKLEEVVQPLVTEYQADQLAALAGE, from the coding sequence ATGAAACAAAGCATTCTCGACAAACTGGAACACCTGATGGAACGCTACGAAGAAGTGGGGATTTCCCTGGGCGATCCGGATGTGATTGGCGATCAAAAAAAGTTTCAGGCGTTGAGTCGCGAGTACGCCGAGCTGGAGCCGGTGGTAAAAAGCTATGGTCGTTACCAGCAGGTATTGGCGGACATCGACGAAGCTAAAGCCATGCTCAAGGACGCCGACCCGGATATGCGGGAAATGGCTCAGGAAGAATTGAAGCAGGGTGAGGCAGCGCTGGAGCCGTTGGAAACCGAGCTGCAAAAACTGCTGCTGCCCAAAGACCCCAACGACGACAAAAACGTGTTCCTGGAAATTCGCGCTGGCACTGGTGGTGACGAAGCGGCGATTTTTTCCGGCGATTTGTTTCGCATGTACTCCCGCTACGCGGAACTGCAGGGCTGGCGCATCGAAATGATCAGCGCCCGCGACGGTGAGCACGGCGGTTTTAAAGAAGTGATCAGTCGCGTTGTCGGGGCCGGTGCTTACTCCAAACTGAAGTTTGAGTCCGGTGCCCACCGGGTGCAGCGAGTACCGGAAACCGAATCTCAAGGGCGCATTCACACCTCCGCTTGCACCGTGGCAATTTTGGCGGAAGCGGACGCGCTGGATGCCATCGAAATCAACCCGGCGGAGCTGCGCATTGATACCTTTCGCGCCTCCGGTGCCGGTGGCCAGCACGTCAACAAGACCGACTCGGCTATTCGCATTACCCACCTGCCCACTGGCGTAGTGGTGGAGTGCCAGGACGAACGTTCCCAGCACAAAAACAAAGCCAAGGCGTTGGCGCACTTGCAGTCGCGTCTGCAGCAGGCCCAGGAAGAAGCCGCTGCCAAAGAGCAGTCCGACACCCGTCGCTTGTTGGTGGGCAGTGGTGATCGCTCCGAGCGGATTCGCACCTACAACTACCCCCAAGGCCGAGTCACCGACCACCGCATCAATCTGACGCTCTATAAATTAGACGAAATTATGCAAGGCAAATTGGAAGAAGTGGTGCAACCGTTGGTGACGGAATATCAAGCGGATCAACTGGCGGCGTTGGCGGGGGAATAA
- a CDS encoding HD family phosphohydrolase encodes MNACDPGKSIAQIRELFEEYGERHYGEACTQLEHAISCAQHAVQSNMPEHMVIAALLHDIGHFVADRQGLPGFDQWGYAAHDSLGANYLQSLGFGKAVTEPIRLHVAAKRYQATLENTELSVASSATLQQQGGTMSNQECQQFKSHPWANDALRLRQLDDTGKPDKLENTNIEPWLERAKVYLRASQTT; translated from the coding sequence GTGAACGCTTGCGACCCAGGTAAAAGCATCGCGCAAATTCGCGAATTATTTGAAGAGTACGGCGAACGCCATTACGGCGAAGCCTGCACTCAGCTGGAGCACGCAATCAGCTGTGCCCAGCACGCGGTGCAAAGCAATATGCCAGAGCACATGGTGATTGCTGCCTTGCTGCACGATATAGGCCACTTTGTCGCGGATCGGCAGGGCTTACCGGGCTTTGATCAATGGGGGTATGCCGCTCACGACTCCCTGGGTGCCAATTACCTCCAGTCCTTAGGCTTCGGCAAGGCAGTGACCGAACCCATTCGACTACACGTCGCCGCCAAACGCTATCAGGCAACTTTGGAAAATACCGAACTGTCTGTAGCCAGCAGCGCAACGCTGCAACAACAAGGCGGCACCATGAGCAACCAGGAATGCCAACAATTCAAGAGCCACCCCTGGGCCAATGATGCGCTCAGGTTGCGCCAGTTGGACGACACGGGCAAGCCAGACAAGCTGGAAAATACCAATATTGAGCCCTGGCTTGAGAGAGCCAAAGTTTATTTACGGGCATCTCAGACAACCTGA
- a CDS encoding TonB-dependent receptor produces the protein MNKLSPLAAAIAIASSQLVMAESNSDQVIEEVRVLGHIVRGQMKALSEQRNSNRIVNVVAADGIGKLPDRNAAEAVQRIPGVSIERDQGEGRFVAVRGLPSQWASTTLNGDRLPTAEEETITRATAFDFFPSELIESVEVSKAVTADMEGDAIGGAVNFITRTAPEEEVLSFTAGTGYSEKAEDGGHALNLTYGNRILDDKLGFIVNVSKWERDWATDNFEPRRTGSLGGIRRLELRDYTGTRDTVGFNGAMEYVFDNGDTVFARANYGTLDDDETHYKHRYRFDKDRVELQNIHDILITELTGYQIGGEHQLAETTRLNWQLSTYENEFRYGDLPDAENNSYFVTRFDQTNVGYVGLEDRGDGKNLAYNVIDGGTDEPFGVNTHLPSGYVADPTQASLKSVELYKVFVNEKDKAVLQFDLTTEASDTVEWKYGFKYRDKERISRFTDEFYVWNEDRAGRAAPLLSDFNLMDQPGRNDFFSGDIDTNASADFFQVVSREELVQFWADNQQFFDLSPESDGDTVLVPNGRNFDVEEEQMAVYGMATWNYSENITVVGGLRLEQTTTDVFGQQRVVTDSGESIEDFSDSNDYLSVLPSLHIKYAINDDSNVRFALTRTFARPDFGSLTPSATLDSADGEVDIGNPNLDPTYSWNLDLLYERYLGNLGVVSAGLFHKEISDPIYSSREQGQFRGNDVDIVSFANGASGSLTGLELAFNNSLEFIDPALENFGFQTNLTLMDSEFTLPDGRVAAVPRQADELYNMAVYYDNGVFAARIALNHKGEYIEQYGSDANSDRIYGDYTSLDVTTTWNITDNMLVYLEANNINNEPLIYFIGNEARPAQVEFYGTRAQLGFKYSF, from the coding sequence ATGAACAAGCTCTCTCCACTCGCAGCCGCCATTGCGATTGCCAGCAGCCAGTTGGTTATGGCTGAAAGCAATAGCGATCAGGTTATCGAAGAAGTTCGTGTACTGGGCCACATTGTGCGTGGCCAGATGAAAGCACTCAGCGAACAGCGCAATTCCAACCGCATCGTCAATGTTGTGGCTGCGGACGGCATTGGCAAGCTGCCAGATCGCAACGCCGCCGAAGCAGTACAGCGAATTCCCGGCGTATCCATTGAACGTGACCAGGGCGAAGGCCGCTTTGTGGCCGTGCGCGGCCTGCCCTCTCAATGGGCATCAACCACCCTTAACGGCGACCGTCTACCCACCGCCGAAGAAGAAACCATCACTCGCGCCACTGCGTTTGACTTTTTCCCTTCAGAATTGATTGAGTCAGTGGAAGTTTCCAAAGCGGTTACTGCAGACATGGAAGGAGACGCCATTGGCGGCGCAGTAAACTTTATTACCCGCACCGCTCCAGAAGAAGAAGTATTGAGCTTCACCGCAGGCACCGGCTACAGCGAAAAAGCCGAAGACGGTGGGCACGCGTTGAACCTGACCTACGGCAACCGCATTCTCGACGACAAATTGGGCTTTATTGTTAACGTCTCCAAATGGGAACGCGACTGGGCCACAGACAACTTTGAACCCCGCCGCACCGGAAGCCTGGGCGGTATCCGCCGCCTGGAACTGCGTGACTACACCGGCACCCGCGACACGGTGGGCTTTAACGGCGCCATGGAATACGTATTCGACAACGGCGACACTGTGTTCGCCCGCGCCAACTACGGCACTCTGGACGACGACGAAACCCATTACAAGCATCGCTACCGCTTCGATAAAGATCGCGTGGAACTGCAAAACATCCACGATATTCTGATTACCGAATTAACCGGTTACCAGATTGGTGGTGAGCACCAGCTGGCTGAAACCACCCGCCTTAACTGGCAGCTTTCAACCTACGAAAATGAGTTCCGCTACGGTGATCTCCCTGACGCGGAAAACAATTCTTATTTCGTGACCCGTTTTGACCAAACCAATGTTGGCTATGTTGGCCTGGAAGATCGCGGCGACGGTAAAAACCTGGCTTACAACGTCATTGATGGCGGCACCGATGAGCCTTTTGGTGTGAACACCCACCTACCCAGTGGTTACGTAGCCGACCCCACTCAGGCCAGCCTCAAATCCGTTGAACTCTACAAGGTATTCGTCAACGAAAAAGACAAGGCGGTGCTGCAATTTGATCTGACCACCGAAGCCAGTGACACCGTGGAATGGAAGTACGGTTTTAAATACCGCGACAAAGAGCGTATATCTCGCTTCACCGACGAATTTTATGTGTGGAACGAAGACCGCGCCGGGCGCGCTGCACCACTACTGTCTGATTTCAATTTGATGGATCAGCCAGGCCGCAACGATTTTTTCTCCGGCGATATCGACACCAACGCCAGTGCCGACTTCTTCCAGGTTGTCTCCCGGGAAGAGCTGGTACAGTTTTGGGCGGATAACCAGCAATTCTTTGACCTGTCTCCCGAATCCGACGGCGACACTGTTCTGGTACCCAACGGCCGCAACTTCGACGTAGAAGAAGAGCAAATGGCGGTTTACGGTATGGCCACCTGGAACTACAGCGAAAACATCACCGTTGTCGGCGGCCTGCGTCTGGAGCAAACCACCACGGACGTATTCGGTCAGCAACGTGTTGTAACAGACAGCGGCGAGAGCATTGAAGACTTTTCAGACAGCAACGACTACCTGTCTGTGCTGCCATCACTGCACATCAAGTACGCCATTAACGACGACAGCAATGTGCGTTTTGCTCTGACCCGCACCTTTGCCCGCCCTGACTTCGGCTCATTGACTCCCAGTGCCACTCTGGACAGCGCCGATGGCGAAGTGGATATCGGCAACCCCAACCTGGACCCAACCTATTCCTGGAATCTGGATTTGTTGTATGAACGCTACCTGGGCAATCTGGGTGTGGTATCTGCCGGGTTGTTCCACAAGGAAATTTCAGACCCGATCTACTCATCTAGAGAGCAGGGGCAATTCCGTGGCAACGACGTTGATATTGTTTCTTTTGCCAACGGCGCCAGCGGATCACTGACCGGACTTGAGCTGGCCTTTAACAACAGCCTGGAGTTTATTGACCCAGCCTTGGAAAACTTTGGCTTCCAGACCAACCTGACGCTGATGGATTCTGAGTTCACCTTGCCAGACGGCCGCGTAGCCGCAGTGCCACGCCAGGCGGACGAGCTGTACAACATGGCGGTGTACTACGACAACGGTGTGTTTGCCGCCCGTATTGCCCTGAACCACAAGGGTGAGTACATCGAACAGTACGGTTCCGACGCCAACAGCGACCGCATCTACGGCGACTACACCAGCCTGGACGTGACCACCACCTGGAACATCACTGACAACATGCTGGTGTACCTGGAGGCCAACAACATCAACAACGAACCGCTGATTTACTTTATCGGTAACGAAGCACGCCCAGCCCAAGTGGAGTTCTACGGAACCCGCGCCCAGCTCGGCTTTAAATACTCGTTTTAA
- the lolB gene encoding outer membrane lipoprotein LolB — MNYRFLIAASLLLLLAACSTTPRQTAPLSDWQRHMEQHQRLNQWQLNGKLAFRSPQDSGSAALRWRQQQQDYQVRLSGVFGIGTTYIEGNSEQVTLRRGKEQLAAGNSQQLTTELLGVPLAVEDLTYWVRGIPNPTTPSSAQSHDPQGMLQHLSQNGWQLEFSRYRHSGEWLLPSKIDGTKGDLSFKLVIKRWEFE; from the coding sequence GTGAATTACCGATTCCTAATTGCCGCTTCATTGCTGTTGCTGCTGGCGGCCTGCTCAACAACCCCTCGCCAAACTGCACCATTGAGCGATTGGCAACGGCATATGGAACAACACCAACGGCTCAATCAATGGCAGCTGAATGGCAAGCTGGCGTTCCGTTCACCGCAGGACTCCGGCAGTGCGGCCTTGCGTTGGCGTCAGCAGCAACAAGACTATCAGGTGCGACTCAGCGGCGTATTTGGCATTGGTACTACTTATATAGAAGGCAACAGCGAGCAAGTCACCCTGCGCCGGGGGAAAGAACAACTGGCCGCTGGCAACAGTCAACAACTGACCACCGAACTGCTGGGGGTTCCGCTGGCCGTGGAAGACCTGACTTACTGGGTGCGCGGCATCCCCAACCCAACAACCCCTAGCAGCGCACAAAGCCACGACCCACAAGGTATGCTTCAGCACCTCAGCCAAAATGGCTGGCAACTGGAATTTTCTCGCTATCGCCACTCTGGTGAATGGTTGCTGCCCAGCAAAATTGACGGCACCAAAGGTGATTTAAGCTTTAAGTTGGTGATTAAGCGCTGGGAGTTTGAGTAA
- a CDS encoding glutamyl-tRNA reductase — protein sequence MKFLALGINHRTASLDVRERVAFAPERMVAALQQARDVADLDEVVIISTCNRTEVYSSGQGEASRLLNWFADYHSLTQQQLTSCHYLFSGSDMARHMMRVACGLDSMVLGEPQILGQVKSAFAVAQEAGTVGGSLNQAFQQVFSVAKKVRTETAIGENPVSVAYAAVNLGQQIFSDLSREHALLIGAGETIELVARHLLEKGVGGITVANRTLERAQGLAQQFGAEAILLSDIPDHLHRADIVISSTASQLPILGKGAVESALKKRKHRPMFMVDIAVPRDIEPQVGQLSDVYLYTVDDLREVIDENIRSRESAALKAEKIIEQGVEQWQRQLRGLDAVEAIRALRSSTEQLRDDELEKAIKGLQRGDDPEVLLQQLARNLTNKFLHRPTTGLKQAGEEGRQEHIQLAGKLFALDSHSFKNNKT from the coding sequence ATGAAATTTCTCGCCCTGGGTATCAATCACCGCACCGCGTCTCTGGACGTGCGTGAGCGGGTGGCCTTTGCCCCGGAACGCATGGTGGCAGCGCTGCAGCAGGCCCGAGACGTTGCTGACCTGGATGAGGTGGTGATTATTTCCACCTGTAATCGCACCGAGGTATACAGCTCCGGCCAGGGGGAAGCCAGCCGCCTGTTGAACTGGTTTGCCGATTACCACTCTTTAACCCAACAGCAGCTGACCAGCTGCCACTATTTATTCAGCGGCAGTGATATGGCCCGCCATATGATGCGGGTGGCCTGTGGGTTGGATTCTATGGTGCTGGGTGAGCCGCAAATCCTCGGCCAGGTGAAGTCTGCATTTGCGGTGGCCCAGGAGGCGGGTACGGTTGGTGGTTCCCTCAACCAGGCGTTTCAGCAGGTGTTTTCGGTGGCCAAGAAAGTGCGTACCGAAACGGCCATTGGTGAAAACCCGGTGTCTGTTGCCTATGCAGCGGTTAACCTGGGGCAGCAGATATTTTCCGACCTCAGTCGCGAACACGCTCTGTTAATCGGTGCCGGTGAAACCATTGAACTGGTGGCTCGCCATCTTCTGGAGAAGGGCGTTGGCGGTATTACTGTGGCCAACCGTACCCTGGAACGTGCTCAGGGCCTGGCTCAGCAGTTTGGCGCTGAAGCAATTTTGCTGTCGGATATTCCCGACCATTTGCACCGTGCGGATATTGTGATTTCTTCCACTGCCAGCCAGTTGCCGATTTTGGGTAAGGGTGCGGTGGAGTCAGCGCTGAAAAAACGCAAGCACCGGCCCATGTTTATGGTGGATATTGCGGTGCCCAGGGATATCGAGCCCCAGGTAGGTCAGCTCAGCGATGTGTATTTGTACACGGTGGATGACCTGCGAGAAGTGATCGATGAAAACATTCGCTCCCGGGAAAGCGCGGCTCTAAAAGCGGAAAAAATTATTGAGCAAGGTGTTGAACAGTGGCAGCGTCAGTTGCGCGGTTTGGATGCAGTGGAAGCCATTCGTGCTTTGCGCTCTTCCACGGAGCAACTGCGTGACGACGAACTGGAAAAGGCCATTAAGGGGCTGCAACGCGGCGACGACCCGGAAGTGCTGTTGCAGCAACTGGCGCGCAACCTTACCAACAAATTTTTGCATCGCCCCACCACTGGCCTCAAGCAAGCGGGCGAAGAAGGGCGCCAGGAACACATTCAGCTGGCGGGCAAACTGTTTGCTCTCGACAGCCATTCATTTAAAAACAATAAAACCTGA
- a CDS encoding FAD-dependent oxidoreductase encodes MDNNHLPFWFKEALATEQPQSNTPLCEHKSADICIVGGGYTGLWSAIKIKQQAPEKQVVVIDKGLCGEGASGRNGGCMLTFSTKFPTLRRLLGEAEAMELVTASEKAVFAIRNFCDKHRIDADVRVDGALYTASNPSQVGILRPVIAELERLGINRWQKCTAERLQQLSGSGLHLEGHYSPAAGSLQPAKLVRGLRRVAQEMGVEIYEHTPMTKLDYGPQVQVHTPTGIITADKVILAINAWMARKFRFFRRSLVLVSSDMVITEPMPEQLDKIGLNHGTAVVDSRTFVHYYRSTPDGRLMLGKGGNYFSYGNRVSPVFDSPSRYRGQLDNALQRFFPTLPHNIHQTWTGASDRSVTGLPFFGHLPGQPNVLYGFGYSGNGVVQSHLGGDILTAMALELDNSWRHSPLARGCRGYFPPEPLRTGGALMVRNAIRRVEARQDANKTPFVGDTWLAALAGSAGKADRL; translated from the coding sequence ATGGACAACAACCACCTGCCGTTTTGGTTTAAGGAAGCACTGGCGACAGAACAACCTCAGTCCAACACCCCGCTCTGTGAACACAAAAGTGCCGACATCTGTATTGTCGGCGGTGGTTACACCGGACTGTGGAGCGCCATCAAAATCAAACAACAGGCACCGGAAAAGCAGGTGGTTGTTATTGACAAAGGTCTTTGTGGGGAAGGCGCATCTGGCCGCAACGGTGGCTGCATGCTCACCTTTTCCACCAAGTTCCCCACCTTGCGCCGCCTGCTGGGGGAAGCGGAAGCCATGGAGCTGGTTACCGCTTCTGAAAAAGCGGTATTTGCTATCCGCAACTTCTGCGACAAACACCGTATCGATGCCGATGTGCGCGTAGACGGTGCTCTGTACACCGCATCCAACCCCAGCCAGGTGGGCATTCTGCGCCCAGTCATTGCCGAGCTGGAGCGACTCGGCATCAACCGATGGCAAAAATGCACGGCAGAGCGATTGCAACAATTGTCTGGTTCCGGGCTCCACCTGGAGGGCCATTACAGCCCCGCCGCCGGTAGCCTGCAACCCGCCAAACTGGTACGTGGCCTGCGCCGGGTGGCCCAGGAAATGGGCGTGGAAATTTACGAACACACGCCCATGACCAAGCTGGACTATGGGCCCCAGGTTCAGGTTCACACCCCCACTGGCATTATCACTGCCGACAAGGTGATTCTGGCGATCAATGCCTGGATGGCCCGCAAATTCCGCTTCTTTCGCCGCAGCCTGGTACTGGTGTCATCGGATATGGTGATCACGGAGCCCATGCCGGAACAGCTGGACAAAATCGGCCTCAACCACGGCACCGCTGTAGTGGACTCGCGCACCTTTGTACACTACTACCGCAGCACCCCGGATGGCCGCTTGATGCTGGGCAAAGGGGGCAATTACTTTTCTTACGGTAACCGGGTATCGCCGGTATTCGATTCCCCCAGCCGTTACCGTGGGCAGCTGGACAACGCCCTGCAACGGTTTTTCCCAACACTGCCTCACAACATTCACCAGACCTGGACAGGTGCCTCGGATCGCTCGGTAACCGGGCTGCCATTTTTTGGCCATCTGCCCGGACAACCCAATGTACTCTACGGTTTCGGCTACTCTGGCAACGGTGTTGTACAGAGTCACCTGGGCGGCGACATCCTCACCGCCATGGCCCTGGAACTGGATAACTCCTGGCGTCACTCGCCACTGGCTCGAGGGTGTCGCGGCTACTTCCCGCCAGAGCCCCTTCGCACCGGTGGTGCGCTGATGGTACGCAACGCAATACGCCGAGTAGAAGCCCGCCAAGACGCCAACAAGACGCCATTTGTTGGCGATACCTGGCTGGCGGCGCTGGCAGGCAGTGCCGGCAAGGCTGACCGACTGTGA
- the ispE gene encoding 4-(cytidine 5'-diphospho)-2-C-methyl-D-erythritol kinase, translating into MTLTLPAPAKLNLFLHITGRRNDGYHNLQTLFQLLDYGDELGFSRRDDGQITITPTIDGVPLEHNLICKAARLLQQHTGCTLGADIQLTKRLPMGGGLGGGSSNAATALAGLNHLWQLNLDVDQLAQLGLKLGADVPVFVRGSTAWGEGIGEQLTPLETARDWFLVIHPNCHVETAKIFSHQALTRDTPILKIRASFEQGWRNDCQQVVEMLHPEVRNAREWLQKYDKNARMTGTGACVFARFDSQQTALAALEQRPTNTQGFVARGVNQSPLYDNRFQP; encoded by the coding sequence ATGACTCTTACCCTCCCCGCCCCCGCCAAGCTTAATCTGTTCCTGCACATTACCGGGCGCAGGAACGATGGTTATCACAACTTGCAGACCCTGTTTCAGTTACTGGATTACGGCGATGAACTGGGGTTTAGCCGCAGGGACGATGGCCAAATAACCATTACACCCACCATTGATGGGGTTCCGCTGGAACACAATTTAATCTGTAAAGCCGCCCGCTTATTGCAGCAGCACACCGGTTGTACCCTGGGTGCAGATATCCAACTTACCAAGCGCCTGCCCATGGGAGGTGGCCTGGGCGGTGGCAGTTCCAACGCAGCCACCGCACTGGCGGGCCTCAACCACCTGTGGCAACTCAACCTCGATGTGGATCAACTGGCGCAACTGGGGCTGAAACTGGGGGCCGATGTACCGGTGTTTGTGCGCGGCAGTACCGCTTGGGGCGAAGGCATTGGCGAGCAATTAACGCCTCTTGAAACCGCCCGTGACTGGTTCCTGGTGATCCACCCCAACTGCCATGTGGAAACCGCCAAAATTTTTTCCCATCAGGCATTGACAAGGGACACCCCAATCCTGAAAATACGCGCCTCTTTCGAGCAGGGCTGGCGCAATGACTGCCAGCAAGTTGTAGAAATGCTGCATCCCGAGGTACGAAATGCACGGGAATGGCTGCAAAAATACGACAAAAATGCTCGAATGACCGGAACCGGTGCTTGTGTATTTGCCCGTTTTGACTCCCAGCAAACTGCCTTGGCAGCACTGGAACAAAGGCCAACAAATACTCAGGGGTTCGTAGCCAGAGGTGTTAATCAGTCACCGCTCTACGACAACCGCTTCCAACCATAG
- a CDS encoding tetratricopeptide repeat protein, translating to MSKPSGPQKTRIVRQASAVLVLLSLLSGCASVHQDSATVADAAPQATPEPAADPAPKPPLRPFEPETLFDLLVADFAGANQQYGLQLNRYRKQALATRDPGLAAQATWLAVQLNAPQQALELSKLWAELEPQSPEANRIAGYYLAYAKQLPEALPHALTALRQDDKEAIYAVARLIRAEDTTDQQRQQLHSELTRLIADGPFNDLADHPQIALLDANLMILAEDYKAAIARASNILEPDTERDSALILIANATLQQDGLEATLEFLQNRVEAYPDSKRLRLQLARQWAEKDLQRSRSELDKLVAKFPDDHRLRYSLALINAQLGFYDEAQDLLGTLVEVAELKDNAHYQLGQVHEAQENYSAAIENYQKVAAGEHYGKAVTGQIRLLAETDRDNDLNALIEQMLALDPEKTTDTYLDIASVLAANQHTDRAMALINTALEKEPQNWELLYNRSLLHEQQGNTASSHKDLRVVIGLQPDNPDALNALGYSLTNSKDPADYPEAYELIRKALELDPENPAILDSMGWALFRLEKLEEALPYLSRAFELYPDPEVAAHLGEVLWQLGKRTEALTIWQENLAKNPGAKHIVDTMERLGATQVSHNQSTP from the coding sequence ATGAGCAAACCCAGCGGCCCTCAAAAAACCCGCATTGTGCGGCAGGCCAGCGCAGTGCTGGTGCTGTTATCTCTACTATCCGGCTGTGCCAGCGTCCATCAGGATTCAGCAACCGTAGCCGACGCCGCACCGCAAGCCACACCCGAGCCAGCCGCTGACCCAGCCCCCAAACCGCCGCTGCGACCATTCGAGCCGGAAACCCTGTTCGACCTACTGGTGGCAGACTTTGCCGGTGCTAACCAACAATACGGGTTGCAGCTGAATCGCTACCGCAAACAGGCCTTGGCCACCCGCGACCCTGGGCTGGCGGCACAGGCCACTTGGTTGGCGGTGCAACTCAATGCCCCACAACAAGCTCTTGAGCTCTCCAAATTATGGGCAGAGCTGGAACCGCAAAGCCCGGAAGCCAATCGCATTGCCGGTTACTACCTGGCTTACGCCAAACAACTGCCTGAGGCGCTGCCTCACGCACTCACCGCTCTGCGCCAAGACGACAAAGAAGCCATTTACGCCGTTGCCCGGCTGATTCGCGCTGAAGACACTACCGATCAGCAGCGCCAGCAGCTGCACAGCGAGCTCACCCGGCTGATTGCCGATGGCCCCTTTAACGATTTGGCCGATCATCCTCAAATCGCGTTGCTGGATGCAAACCTGATGATATTGGCCGAGGACTATAAGGCCGCTATTGCACGGGCCAGCAACATTCTGGAACCAGACACCGAGCGCGACTCCGCACTGATACTGATCGCCAATGCCACCCTGCAACAGGACGGCCTGGAAGCAACACTCGAGTTTTTGCAAAACCGCGTTGAAGCCTACCCGGACAGCAAACGCCTGCGCTTGCAACTGGCTCGCCAATGGGCGGAGAAAGACTTGCAACGCAGCCGCAGCGAACTGGATAAGCTGGTGGCGAAATTCCCCGACGACCATCGCCTGCGCTATTCACTGGCACTGATCAATGCGCAGCTGGGCTTCTACGATGAAGCGCAAGATCTTTTGGGCACCTTGGTCGAGGTCGCCGAACTGAAAGACAACGCCCACTACCAGCTGGGTCAGGTGCACGAGGCGCAAGAGAATTACAGCGCCGCCATTGAGAACTACCAGAAAGTAGCCGCTGGCGAACACTACGGCAAAGCAGTCACTGGCCAGATTCGCCTGTTGGCAGAAACTGACCGGGATAACGACCTCAATGCCCTGATTGAACAAATGCTGGCCCTAGACCCGGAGAAAACCACCGACACTTACCTGGATATTGCCTCGGTGTTGGCGGCCAACCAACACACCGACAGAGCCATGGCGCTGATCAATACCGCGCTGGAAAAGGAGCCTCAAAACTGGGAACTGCTGTACAACCGCTCCTTACTGCACGAACAGCAAGGCAACACCGCTAGCTCTCACAAGGACTTACGTGTGGTTATCGGCCTGCAACCGGACAACCCAGACGCCCTCAACGCACTGGGCTATTCCCTGACCAACAGCAAAGATCCAGCAGACTACCCGGAAGCTTACGAACTGATCCGCAAAGCCCTGGAGTTGGATCCGGAAAACCCGGCGATTCTCGACAGCATGGGCTGGGCACTGTTTCGTCTGGAAAAGTTGGAGGAAGCGCTGCCCTACCTGAGCCGCGCCTTTGAACTCTACCCAGACCCGGAAGTGGCCGCCCACTTGGGCGAAGTGTTATGGCAACTGGGCAAGCGCACCGAAGCCTTGACCATATGGCAGGAAAACCTGGCCAAGAATCCCGGCGCAAAACACATTGTTGATACCATGGAGCGGCTGGGTGCTACCCAGGTAAGCCACAACCAGTCCACACCCTAA